gatttaaaaggttgtgtacaggttgtcctaaACATGAGATTTCAGATaaggcactcatagaattcttctatggaggcctGCTTTCTTCGAAAAagagattcattgatgtagcctgtggaggatccattgcagacgacgcctagggagatgagagagttgatctcaacacttgcagcctcatctagacaatatggagaagaaaagcaactacagagaggagtcaatgaggtaagttcatctcctatttctgaactgacatcttttatgaaagattttgccataggactagttcaacaggttcaagcatcccagccacctaggccatgtggtatttgtgcatatgtaggacatccaactcatcaatgtcctactcttcaagaagacaaccagcaagttaatgccattggaggatacaccaaccagcctagacatgatccatattccaacacttacaacccaggttggaaggaccaccccaatttcagctatggaagggccaatagcaatcagaactatcaaaggaatcaagcccaaccagcacctccaaattccatccagcaccttgaaaagatgatggaaacaatggtaaatGCCATGCAAGGCATACGACAGGACATAGGACAACTGACTGCGTCCATGAGCATatttgaatcccaaggtaagctcccttctcaaactgaaactaatccttgacagaatgttagtgccattactttgagaagtggaaaagagatTCAAGATGCCAGATATGAGGAAGAAAAGCAAGTTGCACAAAAGCCTGCACAATCTGAGACCACCCCTGCGCAAACTGAAACATCTGCGCAACCCCATCTCCATGAGCCGGCCAGCCGAGCCCCATCTGAAACACCTCCTGCGCAGAAGACTGACACCCAGGTACGTTTTCAgatcccacctccttttccaaaaagatttgaaagaacacaaaaagaaaaagaggaaaaggagattcttgagaccttcagaaaggtggaaatcaacatacctctgctagatgctgttaagcagattcccaggtacgcaaaatttctgaaagaactttgcaccaatagaagaaagcttgctgagagagagaaagtaagtgtaggtgaagttgttactgctgtaattaaaagagaactccctactaaatgcaaagataaaggtatGTTTGATAAAGATAAAGTGTAGGTATCAACTTGCTTTTCTTCCTCATAtctggcatcttgaagctcctttccacttctcaaagtaatggcactaacattctgtctaggattagtttcaatTTGAGAAggaagcttaccttgggattcagatcTGCTCATGGACGCAGTCAGTTGTCCTATGTCCTGTCGTATGCCTTGCATGGCctttaccattgtttccatcatcttttcaaggtgctggatggaatttggaggtgctggttgggcttgattcctttgatagttctgattgttgttggcccttctatagctgaaattggggtggtccttccaacctgggttgtaagtgttggaatatggatcatgtttAGGCTGGTagttgtatcctccaatggcattaacttgctggttgtcttcttgaagagtaggacattgatcagttggatgtcctacatatgcacaaataccacatggcctaggtggctgggatgcttgaacctgttgaactagtcctatggcaaaatctttcataaaagatgtcagttcagaaataggagatgaacttacctcattgactcctctctgcagttgcttttcttctccatattgcctagaagaggctgcaagtgttgagatcaactctctcatctccctaggcgTCTTGTCtgtaatggatcctccacaggctacatcaatgaatctcctttcCGAAGAAAGCaggcctccatagaagaattctatgagtgccttatctgaaatttcatgttgaggacaacctgcacacaaccttttaaatctttcccaataatcatataaatcttcagatggtttctgtcttatgcttgAGATTTCTCTTCTAACACCAATAGCCTTAtgagttgggaaatatttatttaagaaggttattaccatgtcatcccaagaagtgatagatccaggtggtaagtaaaatagccaatccttagcataatcatcaagtgaaaaaggaaaagctcttaacttaacatgatcttcagaaataccttgaggtctcatagatgaacagacaatattgaactctttcaagtgcttgtgtggactttcattttctaatcctctaaacttagggagaagatgaatcaaacctgttttcagttcaaagggaactgtcagaggtggataggtgatgcaaagtgatgCTTGATCTcctacaggtgttgccaattctctcatgattctttctcttggcattggagctctcatggctggattttcttgaattatttgatcatggacagcatgtccattatgggcagcaTGTTGTGCATCAGATTCAGCCATTGGTGCGGCTTGGTGGTGCAGTTCAATGGTTTCAGATGAGTGTTCTGCGCAGGGGACTCCTTCAGGTGCGATGGGAGCTTCTTCAGGCGGAactgcttgctttcctagtcttcTGAGAGTGCATTCAATTtccggatcgtaaggcagagtgtccctacgttcagatctggtcatgaaagaaaaataaacaagttaaatcaactcctcggcaatggcgccaatttttgactcgcgtttgtcgaagccggtcaaaaataacctttttggttatcaataatattactactgcagatagtggtaaaggatcgaatccacagagaattgaaaacttatctatttttctcaacaagaccaagagaattaactgaatgagaaactgaaagcaagtaactgaaagcggaataaaagtaaagtgcagtaaaagtaaaaaagggggggtttgagattgatttgattagcaaactactgaaagcaattaaatgagcaagtaattaaataaaagggAAATTCAATATGGGAAAGGTCTAGTTaaagagatggatccaccttggttgtttggattgatcattgaaacttatgttctcttgattgattcaatagattagttatggagatggaaaacgcttctcaccaccatgtctctccttatgattaaatcaattagagaatgtcctctaattaattactaattaacaaattgtcaaggaacgtccttaggccataggcatcaaaacaattgtcaattgcatgaagaaatagagagatccaatcctaactactcaaacgcatgagatgttgctagatcatacaattccttagttgttacaccaagtgttcttatgtttgaataattccagcaattacggactaaaaattatcccaactaacaattaattaccttgcaatcaagaatcaagtggcaaatttgatcaaaacaacaaagtaataatagattcaggcaccaaattgtatgaatattgaacaaaccaaagacaaatagtttatgttcaaatctcacaatccataaaataaccttagtttcaaccaatcttcaactagaattaaaggtttcagccactcatggctgaaacaaaacagaaaataagagGAAAGAACAAGAGAAGAGGAACCGAATGGTGGAGAAGCCTTGCTCCTTGCCTTGGCCGAATGGGAGAGATTGAGAGTGCTGGTCGGCTGGCCTTTAGAAGAGTTTATATATGTCTTGAGGTGCTGTCTTGAGGTGCtgtcttagggtttcaagaggctgcccatgtgAGTCTTGAGTGGCTGCCCATGCTGCCCAAGTGCTTCCATGCCGTCCATGCACACATGTGAAGAGGTTGGACGTGTGGCTTGTCTTCAATTGCAAggagtgggtcttttggtctttgcttgctgcccaagtgtcttcaagatgctgcccaagttgcccaagacttgccttcacactctccttgttgcccatgcactaataaggaaggtggagcctgcttttgcaatttgaattttgaatatgcaaggcatgaggtggcaaacatgtgatctttggatttggcttccttgataagctggattttgaaattcaaaatttgaatatgaattttaaagatttaaaattcaaaatactttccttatttggctcttcatttatggcaacttgagacttggcttcttgaataaagaAAATGccacttggagatttgaaattcgaatttcaaattgctttggctgaatgttctttcctactttgccactttccttatttagaactttccttatttaacttcacttgattccaacttggcaggtttactctcctttgctccgtttaaggcagttttaagggtattttctccaaaatatcatttttcaccattttctgcaaaataatatcaagagcactaaattaagcagaaatcatgtaaataatcatcaataatgtcaagataaaatggactaaaatatgttctatcagtaCCAATTAGgttcaaaaatataaattgatacAGAATGCAGAACAAAGTAGAAATCCCAAGGAAATTCTTTTATTGTCATGGTCAATGGGGCGATTATAAGAACACAATTGCTCTGCATGGGAAGAAAGTTTTAGCCACTGAGATTTGCACATTCTGAGCTCATAATTCAAGTCAGTAGCCCAAACATAGCAGTCTCCCACTCTCTTGAAAAtaacagaaagaaaaaaaaaaaaaaaaaaaaagaggaagatATATTGCATTTAGTGCAAGCACACAGAATTTTGCCAACTATACCTCATCAAAGTACAAAATTAGGGTATTTGAAAAGCCAAGACCATAAAATATGTACGGTAATAGGCTAGCGTTATGTATGGAAAAGGAAATCCAAAGCAAAATTCTTGGAAATGAAACAGGAGGCACCTATAGCTGTCAAGCTCCCCACCAAAAGCAACAAATTTTGGTATGttgataaatttgaattttacaaAGTAATTTGACCAAATATAGGtgttttagataattttaatcaGCATTTCAAGCTG
This is a stretch of genomic DNA from Manihot esculenta cultivar AM560-2 chromosome 2, M.esculenta_v8, whole genome shotgun sequence. It encodes these proteins:
- the LOC122723107 gene encoding uncharacterized protein LOC122723107, producing the protein MMETMVKAMQGIRQDIGQLTASMSRSESQASFLLLVQSSFRNFAYLGICLTASSRVFCAGGVSDGARLAGSWRWGCADVSVCAGVVSDCAGFCATCFSSSYLAS